One window of the Candidatus Nitrospira nitrosa genome contains the following:
- the istA gene encoding IS21 family transposase: MRRATVRFETAPGRQLQSDWAEQRTQLAGQETVVHFIVNTLGFSRRFHFWCTDREDAEHTYDGLIRSFEWFAGVPAEVLVDNQKAAVLAHPRGGPARFHPRFVDLAGHYGFVPRACQPARAQTKGKDERMVGYIKHHFFVRYRAFESWAHLNQLAAQWLREEADQRRHGTVQEIVAERFAREAPALRPLPATRYDTAYREIRQVSWDAYIEVRGRRYSVPADLAGQTVQIRLTLENELAVYHDEQLVVTHCVVPGAPGWVTVPSHHAALWAQTLAVEQRPLAVYEEVGA, from the coding sequence GTGCGTCGGGCGACGGTGCGGTTTGAGACAGCACCGGGTCGCCAGCTGCAGAGCGATTGGGCCGAACAGCGGACGCAGCTCGCGGGCCAGGAAACGGTGGTCCACTTCATTGTGAACACGCTGGGCTTCTCGCGGCGATTCCACTTCTGGTGCACGGACCGTGAGGACGCCGAGCACACCTATGACGGACTCATCCGCAGCTTCGAGTGGTTTGCGGGCGTCCCCGCCGAAGTCTTGGTGGATAATCAGAAAGCGGCGGTGCTCGCTCATCCACGAGGTGGCCCGGCTCGCTTCCATCCCCGGTTTGTGGATCTGGCGGGCCACTATGGGTTTGTCCCGCGCGCCTGCCAACCTGCCCGAGCACAAACCAAGGGCAAAGATGAGCGGATGGTCGGCTACATCAAGCACCACTTCTTTGTGCGGTATCGTGCCTTTGAGAGCTGGGCGCATCTCAATCAACTTGCCGCGCAGTGGTTGCGGGAGGAGGCCGACCAACGGCGACATGGGACCGTGCAGGAGATCGTGGCTGAGCGGTTCGCCCGCGAGGCACCGGCCTTACGGCCCTTGCCCGCCACACGCTACGATACGGCCTACCGCGAAATTCGGCAGGTGAGCTGGGATGCCTACATCGAGGTCCGTGGCCGCCGGTATAGCGTCCCGGCTGACTTGGCGGGTCAAACGGTCCAGATCCGACTGACGCTGGAAAACGAGTTGGCTGTCTATCACGACGAGCAACTCGTGGTCACCCATTGCGTGGTGCCCGGAGCACCCGGCTGGGTCACGGTTCCATCTCACCACGCCGCCCTGTGGGCCCAGACGCTGGCGGTAGAGCAGCGGCCGTTGGCGGTCTACGAGGAGGTGGGGGCATGA
- the istB gene encoding IS21-like element helper ATPase IstB encodes MMELSVLLERLKLDHLLTQLDGVCEQAAKSDLDYQGVLARALEAEWRGRQQRGIDLRLRMARFPWLKTLEQFDFECQPSLDRKVMRELAGLSFVERAENVVLLGPPGVGKTHLAIALGIKTVEAGSSVLFLTLETLMSRLIRARQENRLERMLPQLTYPRLLILDELGYLPLSREEASLFFRLLVRRYERGSLIVTSNKSFADWGEVFNDPVLATAILDRLLHHATTLNIKGESYRLREKRKAGLFGRRPVAELGEGTTGVAI; translated from the coding sequence ATGATGGAACTCAGCGTCCTCCTCGAACGGCTGAAGTTGGACCACCTGCTCACCCAACTCGATGGCGTCTGTGAGCAGGCGGCAAAAAGCGATCTGGATTACCAAGGGGTTCTGGCTCGAGCCCTCGAAGCAGAGTGGCGCGGGCGGCAGCAACGGGGAATCGACCTCCGGCTGCGGATGGCCCGGTTTCCATGGCTCAAAACCCTGGAGCAGTTCGACTTCGAGTGCCAGCCCTCGCTCGATCGCAAGGTCATGCGGGAACTGGCGGGACTCAGCTTTGTCGAGCGCGCGGAGAATGTTGTCCTGCTCGGCCCACCGGGTGTGGGCAAGACGCATCTGGCGATTGCCCTGGGCATCAAAACCGTCGAGGCCGGTTCATCCGTGCTGTTTTTGACGTTGGAGACGCTGATGAGTCGGCTGATCCGCGCCCGGCAGGAGAATCGGCTGGAGCGCATGCTCCCGCAACTGACGTATCCCCGTCTCCTGATTCTCGATGAGCTGGGATATCTGCCACTGTCACGGGAGGAGGCCAGTCTGTTCTTCCGCCTGCTGGTCCGCCGCTATGAACGTGGGAGTTTGATTGTGACCAGCAACAAGAGCTTCGCGGACTGGGGTGAGGTCTTCAATGATCCCGTCTTGGCCACGGCGATCTTGGATCGGCTCCTGCATCATGCGACAACACTCAACATCAAGGGCGAGAGTTACCGGCTTCGGGAAAAGAGAAAGGCTGGGCTCTTCGGCCGCCGACCGGTCGCCGAACTCGGGGAGGGCACGACGGGTGTGGCAATCTGA